A genomic window from Silene latifolia isolate original U9 population chromosome Y, ASM4854445v1, whole genome shotgun sequence includes:
- the LOC141627951 gene encoding uncharacterized protein LOC141627951: MGVMGILRVLPWLLSSLLESIQKQLHNDPRNVQLQAQERVAADSYKKLDDARILFLAQKAKVQWVNLADDNTRIWQTVAASECFVLTLIPKVDCPNSVHDFRPIASLQCHLQVHLKNHLYKDLVRLYGRKSCTPRALLKIDLKKAYDSIEWAFIKDTLVALEFPEQMIQWIMSISPGFSGLSPRNRFRYHSLCRGMKLGHLAFADDLFLFLSDLTSITIILRAFLTFSEASGLCMNRAKSDMYLNGIDDNLAAHLVRLAGFKMGQFPFRYLGVPISSKRLSVADCNRVVDKIVARIRGWGAKHLSYAGRLVLVKAVLTQMHAYWARIFLLPKGVIHKVECICRNYLWAGHDEYKHSPPVAWETCCLPKEQGGLGIINCHLWNAALIGKYAWWIHSKKESLWVQWVHHIYIKHKDWWMYNPTQNSSWVWRQICKVKDILKPGFLNGGWDGSYTIQKGYQWLLGPCSKKDWVPMVWNRVCLPKHNFSTWIYVQQRFLTQDRLHKFGAVTAGVCYLCGVQLETHSHLFFECVFSMQCVLHLQNWLQVQWQGNVMDWIIRWRCRSLMKKQVVMAAISGLIYSIWNCRNKCRLENYITQPRQVVKGVQQLIKIRVNKGEFAKGSVKCKAWLQNVLD, encoded by the exons ATGGGAGTTATGGGGATATTGAGAGTTCTGCCATGGTTGCTAAGTTCTTTGTTGGAAAGCATTCAGAAACAGTTGCACAATGATCCCAGGAATGTGCAGCTTCAAGCGCAGGAGAGGGTGGCTGCTGATTCCTACAAAAAGCTTGATGATGCCAGGATTCTGTTCCTTGCCCAAAAAGCTAAAGTTCAGTGGGTTAACCTAGCAGATGATAACACCAG GATTTGGCAGACTGTTGCAGCAAGTGAATGCTTTGTGCTTACACTCATTCCCAAGGTGGATTGCCCCAACTCAGTCCATGATTTTCGACCTATTGCTTCTTTGCAATGTCATTTACAAGTGCATCTCAAAAATCATTTGTACAAG gatttggtaaggctttatggGAGGAAATCTTGTACACCTAGGGCATTGCTTAAAATTGATCTCAAAAAGGCCTATGATTCTATTGAATGGGCCTTTATTAAGGATACGCTGGTTGCTCTTGAGTTCCCTGAACAGATGATACAATGGATTATG AGTATTTCTCCAGGATTCTCGGGGTTGTCACCGAGAAACCGATTTCGATATCACTCCCTTTGTAGGGGAATGAAGCTCGGTCATCTAGCTTTTGCAGATgatctttttctttttttgagcGATCTGACTTCCATTACTATCATATTGAGAGCTTTCCTGACATTCTCTGAAGCATCTGGTCTGTGCATGAACAGGGCCAAGTCAGACATGTATTTGAATGGTATTGATGATAATCTAGCTGCACATCTGGTCAGGCTTGCTGGTTTTAAGATGGGGCAGTTCCCATTTAGATATTTGGGTGTCCCAATCTCATCCAAAAGACTGAGTGTAGCTGATTGTAACAGGGTTGTGGACAAAATTGTAGCACGAATTAGAGGTTGGGGAGCTAAACATCTTAGCTATGCAGGGAGGTTGGTATTGGTGAAGGCGGTTCTCACCCAGATGCATGCATATTGGGCTAGGATTTTTTTGTTACCAAAAGGTGTCATCCACAAGGTAGAATGCATTTGCAGGAACTATCTTTGGGCAGGACATGATGAGTATAAGCACTCTCCCCCTGTTGCTTGGGAGACTTGCTGTTTACCTAAGGAGCAAGGTGGGTTAGGTATCATTAATTGCCATCTGTGGAATGCTGCGTTGATAGGCAAGTATGCGTGGTGGATCCATAGCAAGAAGGAGAGTCTATGGGTTCAATGGGTGCATCACATCTATATAAAGCATAAGGACTGGTGGATGTATAACCCAACTCAGAATTCTAGCTGGGTATGGAGACAGATTTGCAAGGTGAAGGACATTCTTAAACCCGGTTTTTTGAATGGAGGATGGGATGGGAGCTACACTATTCAGAAGGGGTATCAGTGGTTACTTGGTCCTTGTTCCAAGAAGGATTGGGTGCCTATGGTTTGGAATAGAGTATGCTTGCCTAAGCATAATTTTAGTACATGGATTTATGttcaacaacggtttttaacgCAAGATAGATTGCACAAGTTTGGTGCTGTCACTGCTGGTGTGTGCTATTTGTGTGGTGTGCAGTTGGAAACCCACAGTCATTTGTTCTTTGAATGCGTGTTCAGTATGCAGTGTGTGCTACACTTGCAGAATTGGTTACAAGTTCAATGGCAAGGCAATGTTATGGATTGGATTATTCGATGGAGGTGTCGTTCTTTGATGAAGAAACAGGTGGTAATGGCTGCCATTTCTGGGCTCATATATAGTATATGGAATTGTAGGAACAAATGCAGATTGGAGAACTACATTACTCAACCTCGACAAGTTGTGAAAGGAGTGcaacaattgattaaaatacGAGTGAACAAGGGTGAATTTGCTAAGGGGAGTGTTAAATGTAAGGCTTGGCTACAAAATGTACTAGATTAG